GGCGACGATGAACGGGTGAAACAGCGCCAGGCTGTTGGATTTGGCGTAGGCCCATTGGGCGAAACGGTAGCTGGCCAGCGTCAGCAGCAATCCGAACAAAGGGGTGTGCAGCAGCTCAGCCATGGTGCGAATCTCCTCCACCGCCGCCGTGGGAAGAGCGCCGCAGCAGCACCTTCAACAACAGGGTCACCAGCACCAGAGCGATCAGAGTGCCGAATACCACCGATACCGCCAGAGCCAGGGCATTGTCCTGATAGCGATGCCATTGCAGCACGATGCCAACGCCGAGAGGAAAGATCAGCAAGGTGATATGGCGAATCAGGGCACCGGCGGCCTCGGAGACTTTATCCATCCCCGGTGCGCCCAGCATTAGCGCGAACAGCAGCAGGATCATGCCCACCACCGGTGCCGGCAGTGGCAGGCCGGTGAGGTGGATCAGCACCTCGCCAAGAAATTGAAACAACAACAGAATCAGCAGGCCATCAATCATCAGGATCTCCCGGAAGTCCCCAGCTCTGGACAAAGCCCGGAATCACGGCGCTGCGGACCTGGAGTGGTGAAACGGAGTATCAACGGGAATGGCCTGAACCAAGCCTGAAAGGCCCGCGTCGAGTGCCTCCCTGCAGCGTCGTGGCGCCTGGCCCGGAGGCATGAAGCCGGCGGCCAGCGAAAAGAGCCACCGGCGAGAACCGGTCAGGCGCGTAACGGACGGAACAATTGTACCAGGGCGAACAGCAACAGTCCGGCAAACACCACCAGCGACCAGCCGGGGATGCTCAGACCAAGAAAGGTCCAGCTGATTTCGGCGCACTCGCCGGAGCCGGACAGCACCTGCGCCAGGACGTCATGGAACGGAAACACGTCGAGCATGTAATCCAGACCGGGACCACAGCCGGGCACCTGATCCGGCGGCAGGCTTTGCAGCCACAGATGGCGGATGGCGATGCCGCCTCCCACCAGCGCGGCGAGAGCCGTGAGTACGGCATAGAGACGTACGCCGATGCCTCGCGGACCGTGCAGGAACGCCACCAGCAGAATGGCCATCACCGCGAACACGGCGACGCGCTGGAAGATACACAGCGGGCAGGGCTCCAGGCCATCCACGTGCTGCAAATACAGGGCGCTGGCCATGGCGATAACACAGGCCAGCAGGGCGAGCCCGTTAAGGGCCCGGGGCGAAGGCAGTTTGGACCACATCGATTTGATTCCTTTCCAGCCTGTTTATTGTTCACCCTCTCCCACTCTCCTAAGACATGCGGGTTGTGCTTTTAGCTCCCCTCTCCCTTGAGGGGAGAGGGGCTGGGGGAGAGGGTGAGATGGACATGATGGTATGGAGTGCGGGACGGACACAATGGTTCCCCGCGCTATTGCCGTCAGTCCTTGCAACCATCAGTCCTTGAAATAGGTTTCCAGATAGCTTTCGAAATCCATGTCGTCCGCGGCTTCCCAGGCGGCCTGTTCGGTCAGGCTGTGCCGGGCCAGCGTGGCCAGTTGCGCCTCGCGGTCGGCATCCAGCGGCCGGGAACGGAAATGGTCTCTGTGGGCCAGAGCCTGGTTCATGGCGAACTGGAAGAAGGTCTGATCGCGGCTTTCCAGCTTGTCCATGATCTGCCCGGATGGCGTGGCGTCCGGTTCTTCCACCTTCAAACGCTGACGTTTCAAGGCATCGCAATAGTTGTTACCGCCATGACAGCGGTCGAACAACTCGGCGATCGGCACCATCTGGTCCAGTTTTTCCAGCGCCCACTGTTTCAACGTCACGCTCTCGCCCCAGTTATTCAGGGCCACGGAGGTGTCCCGGCCGTTGTAGACCACCTGACGCAGGTTGTCCTTACTGGCGTTCAGATCGCAGCTTTCCAACTGCGGCGAGGTGCGCAACAGGCAATAGGTGGCGAACAGGTCGAGGAAGCGGATTTCCTGCTGGTTGATGCCCACCGGTTCGAACGGGTTGAGGTCCAGAGCACGGATCTCGATGTACTCGACGCCACGCCGCTTGAGCGCCAGGGTGGGGCGCTCCCCTTTGTTGATGGTCCTTTTGGGCCGGATCGAGGAGTAGTACTCGTTTTCGATTTGCAGGATGTTGGCGTTCAGCTGTTGATAGTCGCCGTTGGCATCCAGTACGCCGATGGCGTCGTAGGCCGGTTCCGGTGTTTTGATGGCGTGGGTCAGCGTCTCCACGTATTCGTCGAGGTTGTTGTAGCTGATCGCCAGGGACGACTGGGCGTTGTTCTGGTAGCCGAGATCACTCATCCGCAGGCTGGTGGCGTGGGGACGGTAGAGGCTGTGGTCGAAGCGCTCCAGCAGGTGGTGTTCGCGGCCGGCCAGGAACGACGCGCACAATGCCGGCGAAGCGCCGAACAGATACACCAGCAGCCAGGAGTAACGCTGGAAGTTGCGGGTCAGATCGAAGTAGCGCCGGGAGATGAAATCCTGCAGCGGCTCGTCACTGCCTTCCTGAGCCTGATGCAATTGCCAGAACGATTCCGGGAAGGAAAAGTTGTAGTGAATGCCGGCGATGGTCTGCATCTTGCGGCCGTAGCGGTGGCCCAGGCCGATCCGGTAGATATGCTTCATACGGCCCACGTTGGAGCTGCCGTAGCGGGCCACCGGCACTTCGTTGTCCTCTTTCACCCGGCAGGGCATGGAATTGACCCACAGCAACTCGTCACCGATGTGGCGGTAGGTGTAGCGGTGCAGTTGATCGAGGAATTCCAGCGGGCTGTGCAGATCGCTGCTGGCGGGGGTGATGAACTCCAGCAGCGCTTCGGAATAGTCCGTGGTGATGTAAGGGTGAGTCAGAGCCGAGCCGAGAGCCTCGGGGTGGTCGGTTTGCGCCAGGTTGCCATCGGTGCTGATGCGCAGGCTTTCTTTTTCGATGCCCCGGCGAATTCCCACCAGGGTGCTGGCGGCGTCGGAGTCCAGGAGGGCCTGAATGCGTTGACTGAGCAGGTCGGTCATGGGGCTGTCCCATTCTTGGGGCGGTGATCGGGGCGGTGTCGGTCCGCCGCCCGTGTTGATGATCCGTTACCGGCGGCGCGCCGCCGGTTTGGCCGGTACGCCGTCCGCGGGCTGCTTGGCGGAAGGTTAGCCGCGCTTCTTCTTTTGCTCCAGGGCCTTGGCGAAAGCCGCGCCCAGGGCGCCCTGTGGTGCCGCCGCCGGTTTGTTGCCGCCACCACGCTGCCGCTGGCCGCCCCGCCGGCCCTTGCCCGCCGGTGCGCCCTCGCTCTGACCAGCCTGACGCTCCTGGTGGTGATCGTCCATACGCATGGTCAGGCTGATGCGTTTGCGCGCCTGATCCACTTCCAGCACTTTCACTTTGACGATGTCGCCGGGGTTGACCACATCATGGGGATCCTCGACGAATTTGTCGGCCAGCGCCGACACGTGCACCAGACCGTCCTGATGCACGCCGATGTCGACGAAGGCGCCAAAGTTGGTGACGTTGGTTACCGCGCCTTCCAGGATCATGCCCGGCTTCAGGTCGGCCAGGGTTTCCACCCCTTCCTTGAACTCCGCCGCCTTGAATTCCGGGCGCGGGTCGCGGCCCGGCTTTTCCAGCTCGCCAAGGATGTCGGTGACGGTGGGCAGACCGAAATGCTCGTCAGTGAACTCGACCGGTTTGACGCTCTTCAGGAACGGGATGTCGCCGATCAGGTCCTTGATCGGGCGGTCGTGCTGCTTGGCGATCCGCTCCACCACCGGATAGGCCTCCGGGTGCACAGCGGAACCGTCCAGCGGGTTCGTACCGTTCATGACCCGCAGGAAGCCGGCGGCCTGTTCGAAGGTCTTTTCACCCAGACGCGGCACCTGCTTCAGAGCGTCACGATCGTTGAAGGCGCCGTTCTTCTCGCGGAAGCTGACGATGTTGCCGGCGATGGTGCTGTTGAGGCCGGCGATGCGCGCCAGCAGCGGCGCGCTGGCGGTGTTCACGTCCACGCCGACGGCGTTCACGCAGTCTTCCACCACCGCATCCAGGGAGCGCGACAGCTTCACCTGGCTGACGTCGTGCTGGTACTGGCCGACGCCGATGGATTTCGGGTCGATCTTGACCAACTCCGCCAGCGGGTCCTGCAGACGGCGGGCGATGGACACGGCGCCGCGGAAGGACACATCCAGTTCCGGGAATTCCCGCGCCGCCAGCTCGGAGGCGGAGTACACCGAGGCGCCGGCCTCGGACACCATGATCTTCTGAATCTGCTGCTTGTCCTTGAGCGCCTTGACCAGTTCGCCGGCCAGCTTGTCGGTTTCGCGGCTGGCGGTGCCGTTGCCGATCGCCACCAGATCCACCTGATGCTTGACGCTCAGTTTGGTCAGCGCCGCCAGGGACTGTGCCCACTGATTTTTCGGCACGTGCGGAAAAATCGTGGTGTGTTCCAGCAACTTGCCGGTAGCGTCCACCACCACCACCTTGACCCCGGTACGCAGCCCCGGGTCCAGGCCCATGGTGGCCTTCGGACCCGCCGGAGAGGCCATCAGCAGGCTCTTGAGGTTGCGGGCGAACACCTGGATCGCCTCTTCCTCGGCCAGTTCGCGCACGCGGCCGAGCAGTTCGGTTTCCAGATGGGTGTTGAGTTTGATCTTCCAGGTCCAGCGCATCACCTCGCCGAGCCAGGTATCGGCGGCGCGGCCCTGATCGCGCCAGCCGGCCACTTCGCGGACCATGGCCACGCAGGGATGGGGTTCGGCGCTTTCCAGTTCTTCCGGCAGCACCATGGCGACGTGCAGCACGCCTTCGTTGCGGCCGCGAAACAGCGCCAGGGCACGGTGGCTGGGAATGTTCTTGAGTGCTTCCTGGTGTTCGAAGTAGTCGCGGAACTTGGCGCCTGCTTCTTCCTTGCCGTCGGCCACCCGGGACTGGATCTGGGCCCGCTCCCAAAGGAAGGTGCGCATGCGGGTGAGCAGTTCGGCGTTCTCGGCGAAGCGCTCCATCAGGATCTGCTTGGCGCCGTCCAGGGCGTCCTTGGCGGAAGCGATCTTGTGTTCTTCGTTGAGGTAAGCGGCGGCCTCGCTATCCGGGTCCAGGCCGGGATCGTTCAGCAGAGCGTCCGCCAGAGGCTCCAGGCCGGCCTCGCGGGCCATCTGCGCGCGGGTGCGGCGCTTGGGCTTGTACGGCAGATACAGATCCTCGAGCCGGGTCTTGGTGTCCGCCTCGCGGATCGCCTTTGCAAGCTCCGGGGTCAGCTTCTCCTGCTCGTCGATGCTCTTGAGGATCGCCTCGCGGCGCTCCTCCAGTTCGCGCAGGTAGCGCAGCCGCTCTTCCAGGTTCCGCAACTGGGTGTCATCCAGCCCGCCGGTGGCCTCTTTCCGGTAACGGGCGATAAACGGCACGGTGGCCCCTTCGTCCAGCAGGGCCACGGCGGCGGTCACCTGTTGCGGCTGGGCGTTGAGTTCCTGGGCGATGATCTGTTCGATGCTCTGCATGGGTATTCCTGGATTGCACGCTGATCCGCATCACGCCGGCGTTTCCGGCACGTATATAAGAAACGACCGGAATCATAGGGAATGACTCCGGCCGTTCATAGATTGACTTGCCAGGATGGCTGTGGTTATCGCCGCGAATCAGCGCAGAACCCGGTCGATTTCCGCCAGTAGCTCCGCTTCCCTGGGGGGCTTGACGATGTAGCCGGAGGCGCCCTGGCGCTCGCCCCAGACTTTGTCGGTCTCCTGATCCTTGGTGGTCACCAGGATCACCGGAATGCCTCCCAGCTCCGCGTCCCGGGTGATCTTGCGGGTGGCCTGGAAGCCATTCAGTTCCGGCATCACCACGTCCATCAGAATCAGGTCCGGGCGTTCGCTGCGCGCCCGTTCGATGCCCTCCACGCCGTTCACCGCGGTGATCACCTGATGCCCCTGCCCCTCAACGATCTTCGCCAGATTGGTGAGCTGGGTGGGTGAATCGTCCACCACCAGTATCTTGGCCATGCGTGTTATCCCCCCTGAAAACGGCATTTTGACAAAATGATAGCAGCCCGTCCGGCAAAGGTAAGCTGATGAAAAACGTCAGCCGGGTGCCGTTTCCGGTCAGGCCGGAGGTCGGCCAGGTACCGACAGTAATCTTTATATACAATCTTAATCATCGTAAAACTTGCCCGCCGTCACAGTGACGGGTATGAGACGGGGGCATCTGGCAGTTAAAAACGATTCGGGAAGCCTCATGAGCGAACAAGTGGACAAGATTCTGGTGGTGGACGATGACGCCCGCCTGCGCGGCCTGCTGCAACGGTTCCTCGAGGAGCAGGGCTACGCGGTGAAAGCGGTGGCGGACGCCGAGCAGATGGACCGGGCCTTGTCCCGGGAGATCTACTCGCTGATGGTGCTGGATCTGATGCTGCCCGGCGAGGACGGCTTGTCGATCTGCCGGCGTCTGCGCGAGAGCGAGAACACTCTGCCGATCATCATGCTCACCGCCAAGGGCGATGACGCCGAGCGTATCGAAGGGCTGGACGCCGGTGCCGACGATTACCTGCCCAAACCGTTCAATCCGAAGGAGTTGAGCGCGCGCATCCGCGCGGTGCTGCGCCGTCACGTGCGCGAAGTGCCCGGGGCGCCGAGCAAGGCGGAAGGCAGGGTGGACTTCGGGCCCTGGACACTGGACCTGTCCAGCCGCACGCTGAGCCGTGACGGTGAGCCGCAGGCGCTGACCACCGGTGAATTCGCCGTGCTCAAGGCGCTGATCCTGCATCAGCGGGAGCCGCTGACCCGGGACAAGCTGATGAGCCTGGCCCGGGGGCGGGAATGGTCCGCCATGGAGCGTTCCATTGACGTGCAGGTGTCGCGGCTGCGCCGCCTATTGGAGGAGGATCCCTCCAAGCCCCGCTATATCCAGACCGTATGGGGCGTGGGTTATGTGTTCGTGCCGGACTGAAATAATTCGCTTGCAGCGGCCCGCCGCCCGGACCAAGCGCCTGCGGCGGCTTCGTGGCCCTTCGTGAACACCGCCCTGGCAGCGCGCTGGAATGAGACCCTATGCCCAAACTTTATCCCCGCACCGCCTTTTTCCGCGCTGCCCTGATCGTCGGGCTGGTGATCGGCCTGAGCCAGGCGATCACCCTGTGGTTTTTCGCCCGTAACGCCTATCTTCCAGGTATCCGCGAGTACGCCCGGCTCACCGCCTTGCAAGCGGAACTGATCTTCGAGGAGGGCGCCGACGGCGACGTTCTGGAGTGGCGTCTGGGCGCCACCACCGGTATTGGCGTGGGGACGCCGCCGAGCTTGCGCGAACCGGACAGCCTGTTGCTGACGCGGCCGGTGGTGAACCAGTTCGGCGATGAATTGGCGGAGCTGCTGGACGAGCCGGTGACGGTCCGTCTGGAGGACGCCCGCCAGCCGGTGCTGTGGGTCAGCGCGCCGTCGTTCGAGGGCACCTGGCTGCGCGTGCCGATGGTGTTCTTCCGCGACTATGATCGTTACCTGCTGCTGGGCTGGGGTGTCACCGTACCGCTGTTGGCGGTGATCGGTGGCTTGCTGATCGCCCGCAGCCTGAACCGGCCGCTGCGCCGGCTGGCTCGGGTCGCGCTTAAAGTCGGCCGGGGGGAAGCGGTGCCGGTGCTGGACGACACCATCGGTCCCACCGAGATCCAGGCGGTGAACCGCGCCTTCAATCGCATGACCCGGGATCTGCAACAGGCGCAGCGGGACCGGGCGCTGCTGCTGGCGGGGGTATCCCACGATTTGCGCACGCCGCTGACCCGGCTGCGCCTGTCCGCTGAGTTTCTCGACGACGAGGAGCTGTCTCAGGGCATCATCGCCGACATCGAGGACATGGACGCGATCCTCGAGCAGTTCATTGCCTTCATTCGCGATGGCGCCGATGAGCAGCCTTCCTACGAAAGCCTTAACGCGCTGATCGAGGAAGTGTGCGGCAAATACCCGGCGGAGCAGCTCCGCGTCACTCTGGCGGAGGTGCCGCGCCTGATGCTCAAGCGGCTCACCGCCAAGCGCATGCTCACCAATCTGATCACCAACGCGCTCAAATACGGCGCCGCGCCGGTGGAGATCCACACCATGGTGGATGATAACGCGGTGTTGCTGATTGTCCGCGACCACGGGCGCGGCGTGCGCGAGGAGGACATTCCCATGCTGTTGCAGCCGTTCTCCCGTGGCGAGAAGGCGCGCACGCTCAGCGGCAGCGGCCTGGGCCTGGCCATCGTCAAGCGTATCGTCGACATGCACCACGGCCAGATGGCGCTGGACAACCACCCGGAAGGTGGCCTGCAGGTGCGTATCCGCTTCCCGGTCACCGGCCAACTGGTGCAGCCGGAGACCCTCTCCGCCGGGGTGCGCTAGGCGCCACGTTTCTCCACCGCGCGGCCGGCGAAGAACACCAGCAGGCCGCCCAGGGCCAGAGCGGTGCCCACCAGGCCGGTGGTGGACCAGGGCAGGTCGCCGCGGGTTGCGACGCCGGCCAGCCAGGCGCCGAGGGCGTTGGCCAGGTTGAAGGCGGCATGGTTGAGGGAAGCGGCCATGGTCTGGCCGTCGCCGGCCACATCCATCAGCCGCGTCTGCAGCGCCGGACCGAGCGCCATGCTGGTGCCCACCAGACCCACGAACAGCAGTCCCCACCACATGGAATTGGCGGCAACGAAGAACAGTCCCTGGATCACCGCGCACCAGATCAGAATGCCGGGGATGGATTTCATCAGATTGCCGTCGGCGGCGCGGGCGCCGGCCAGGGTGCCGAGGATGGTGCCGATACCGAAGATGGCCAGCACCAGCGGGCCCAGGGATTCGTCCATGCCGGCCTGCTCGGTGAGCGTGGGCATCACATAGCTGAACACCGCGAACATGCCGCCGAAGCCGATGCTGGCGATGCCCAGGGTGAACAACACCCGGTGTTTGAGCAGCGCGGACAATTCACGCAGCGGGCTGGCGTGGGGATCCACCGGTTGCACCGGCACGAAAATCCGCACCATCAGCGCGGTGAGCAGCGCGATGGCGCCGACCCCGGCGAACGCCACCGGCCAGCCGAACTGATTGCCGGCCCAGGTGCCCAGAGGGGCGCCCAACAGGATCGCCACGGTAAGGCCGGTCATCACCCGGGCCACCGCTCTGGCCCGTTGATGAAACGGCACCGCCGAGGCGGCGACCAGGGCGGCGACGCCGAAGTAGGCGCCGTGAGGCAAACCGGCGATGAACCTTAGCGCCACGAAGGACCAGAAACCGGGGGCCAACGCGCTGGCCAGATTGCCCAGCGCGAACACCAGCATCAGTATGATCAACAAGGCACGGCGCGGCACCCGGGCCGCCAGGGTGGAGATGATGGGCGCGCCCACCACCACGCCCATGGCGTAGCTGCTGATGGCGTAGCCCACGTCTTGCGGGTCCACCTGCAGATCCAGGGCGACCCGGTTGAGCAGGCCCATGATCACGAATTCCCCGGTGCCGATACCGAAGCCACCCAGCGCCAGCGCCAGTTCGGCGATGCGCGGGTGTCTGGCCATGGCGGCCTTGGGTTGCTGGACGGACATGCGCGCTCCTCGCTGCCGCGGCAAATAAAAAGCCGCCGAGAGAAATCGGCGGCCAGGAATGAGGTATGGGAAGACGTCTATTTTGACAGATTGGTTCCTAAACAGAAGAAAAGATTTTGTTTATGGTCATAATGAGTAAATCCAATGCGCTAACCGGATGGTTCCGATAGGGGCCGAGTTGATAAAAGGAGCAAAGCACCCGCCATGGAAGCGAATTACACCATCACCGAGGATGATTATGTCCGCGCCACGAAACTGTTCACCCGCCTGACGCCTAAATCGATGGCGGTTTTCGGGCTGGTCGTGGCGGTACTGGTCGTGCTGATGTTATTCGGCTCACCGGTGGTACGGGGGGCGGCGATGGGTGGCCTGATCGGCGGCGGCGTGATGTTCTTGCTGGGGCGTTTCGTCATCAACCCGCTCTTGTGCCGGCGCCATTATCGAAGCTACAAAGCGATTCAGGAGCCCACCACGATGACCCTGATGGACGACGGGATCCGCTTCGAGGCGGAGAGTGGCACCGCCATGGTGAGCTGGGACAAGATACTCAAGTGGCGCCACAACGACCGCTATATTCTCATCTATCCAATGCCGCGCCTGTACTACATCGTGCCCAAGGCGGCCGGGCCCGGATTCGACCCGGCGCTTCTGATCAAGGCGTTGAGTGCCCGTGTTGGCAGCGCGCGCTGAATCTCGAAGGCTCTACTCTAGCCGCCGAGTAAGGTGAACAGCACAGGCAAACCGAACGCCAATAGCAGACTGATTGCCAACCCCAGCATCGCTTTCATGGCATCCGACATCACCACGCGTGCGGTTTCCCGCGTCGAGGGGGTGAACATATGCATGGAAATGGCGAACTCCCGACCCGCCAGCAACCCCAGGAACACCCAGGTGGTGGACATGGGGATACTGCTCATCTCCTTGAACACAAACAGAATGATGGCGTAGATGAAATCGATGATGGTGGCCGCGCGGATGTCCACGGTACCGGTCTTGGTGGTGACGATGCGCTGGATGGTGCCGCCAGCGGTCTTGAAGATCCAGGCATGCAGGACCAGCAGCACCACCAGTGACAGGAAAAACTGCAGACCGTCCAGCTCCCGGGGCAGGTAGGCATAGATGTTGGCCAGATCCTGAATCAACCATTGGCTCCACAGGAAGCCGGTGGAGGCCCACTGCAATGCGACCCAATAGGAAGGCACCGGCTTGCCGTAGGTGCGGTCGAAATACTCGGTCAGATGCCGGATCACGAACCGGTAGGTGAACAACGCGACGATGAATGCCACGGCGTAACCGAGCCCTGATTTGCTCAGCATCGATTGCACGTTGCCGGCGGCGAATACCGACAACACCAGGAAGGTCGTGCTCACCGGTATGCCGTAACGGGTAAGAATCAGGATCGCCAGCGGCGGGATCACATAAAGCCAGGTGATGCCCTGTTCGGGCATGGGGAACTTCGCCAGACGGCCATAGGCCGGATCGCCGCCGTGGCTGAACCAGCCATACAGCAGCACGATCACCAGAATGGTACTGGCGAAGGCCCACAGCAGCCACCAGGGGCGATGATGGTTGGAGGAAATGAACGTGCCCAGGGTTTGGATGGCGTCGTTGGCGACAATGGAATACGCCGCCAGTAAGAAGCCCGCCACCATCAGAATATCGCCCATACTCTCGTTCCTTATGAATAGGGTTTGCCGACCAGCCTGTTCCCGATTGTTTACGACTCTATGACGTGGCGGTAAAAACGTTATGCTGGAGCCAGTCCGTGATCAGGAGAACAACGATGAACGAAGACAAACGCCGCCGTTATTCCGCGCCGGTGGTGGACGGCATTGCCAAGGCGCCGAGTCGGGCCATGTTGCGTGCCACCGGATTCACCGATGAGGATTTCGTCAAGCCGCAGGTGGGTATCGCGTCTACTTGGAGCCGGGTCACGCCTTGCAACATGCATATCGACGGCCTCGCCCGGGAGGCCGGTGCCGGCGCCGACGCCGCCGGTGGCAAGAGCGTGATCTTCAACACCATCACCATTTCCGATGGCATCGCCAATGGCACCGAGGGCATGAAGTACTCCCTGGTTTCCCGTGAGGTGATCGCCGACTCCATTGAAACCGTGGCCGGTTGCGAAGGCTTTGATGGGCTGGTGGCCATCGGTGGCTGCGACAAGAACATGCCCGGCTGCCTGATGGGGCTGGCACGGCTTAACCGGCCCTCGGTGTTCGTTTATGGCGGCACCATCCAGCCCGGTCCCGGCCACACCGATCTGATTTCCGTGTTCGAGGCGGTGGGGGCCTACACCAAGGGGGACAAGCGTCTGATCGAGGTGGAGCAGGTGGAGAAAGTGGCGGTGCCCGGCCCTGGTTCCTGTGGCGGTATGTACACCGCCAACACCATGGCCAGCGCCATCGAGGCATTGGGCATGAGCCTGCCGGGCAGCTCCGCCCAGAACGCCGTATCCGAGGACAAACTGGCCGATTGCCGGGCCGCCGGTGCCGCCGTGCTGGACCTGTTGGAACGGGACATCAAACCCAGCGATATTCTGACCCGGGAAGCGTTCGAGAACGCCATCACCGTGGTCATCGCCCTGGCCGGTTCCACCAATGCCGTGCTCCATTTGATGGCCATGGCCCATACCATCGGCGTGCCGTTGAGCCTGGAAGACTTCACCCGCATTGGTAAAAGGGTGCCGGTGCTGGCGGACGTGCGCCCCAGCGGGCATTACCTGATGAGCGAACTGGTGGCCATTGGCGGCATTCAGCCGCTGATGAAAACGCTGCTGGAGGAGGGGTTGTTGCACGGTGATTGCCTGACCGTCACCGGTCGCACCCTGGCGGAGAATCTGGCCGATGTGGCGCCCTATCCCGACGAGCAGAACATCATCCGTGCGCTGGATAACCCGATCAAGAAAGACAGCCATCTGCGTATTCTCTACGGCAACCTGGCGCCGACCGGCGCGGTGGCCAAGATCACCGGTCACGAGGGCACTCACTTCAGTGGCAAGGCACGGGTATTCGCCTCCGAGGAGGACGCCACTGCTGGCGTCATGGAAGGCACGGTGGTGGCCGGCGACGTGGTGGTGATCCGCTACGAAGGCCCGCGCGGCGGCCCGGGCATGCGTGAAATGCTGACACCCACTTCGGCGATCATGGGGCGCGGTTTGGGCAACGACGTGGCGCTGATCACCGATGGCCGTTTTTCCGGGGGCAGCCACGGCTTCGTGGTGGGCCACATTACCCCCGAGGCACAGGAAGGCGGCCCGATTGCCCTGGTGGAGGACGGCGACGAAATCGTCATCGACGCGGAGCACAATACCATCACCTTGAACGTTTCCGAACAGGCGATGATCGACCGTCATGCCCGCTGGCAGGCACCGGCACCGCGCTATACCCGCGGCGTGTTGGCCAAGTATGCCCGCACCGTGGGCTCGGCTTCCCAGGGCGCGGTGACCGACGGCGATTAACACGCGACACGCTTGCACGCTGGCACGCCATGCTTGCCAGGCCAGAGTAAGACGGAAAGGTCTGATTGCTCGGGAAGTGAGTAATCGCTGGTACGCAGGCACACAAACACGCCGACATGCTATTTAGTGTTGCCGCCAGGTTTAGCGTGCAAGCGTGTTGCGTGTAAGCGTGCCAGCGCATTGTGGAGCCCCCCAGGCCCCTTCCATGCAAGGAAGGGCAGAGATCTCCTTTATATCAATCCGGTGCGCGTCGGAACCCCACGCCGAAACGATTCAGCATGTTGATCACGCCGATCACGTAAGTGAGATCGGTGCATTCCTTCTCGGTGAACTGATCCGCCAGCGCCCGGTAAAGCGCCTCGTCATCGTGGTCGGCGTCGCTGAGGCGGGTCAGGTGGTCGGTCCAGGCCAGGGCGGCCCTTTCCCGCTGGCTGAACCAGGGTGCTTCGTGCCAGCCCGGCAGGGTATCCAGCACTTCGTTGGGAATACCCCGGTTGCGGGCATCCGCCGCGTGCATGGACATGCAAAACAGACAGCCGTTGATCTGCGAGGCACGCAGTTTCACCAGCTCCACCAGACGATGTTCCAGACCGGTGGCATCGATGACTTTTTGCGTGGCGAACACCGCCTTCATGGTGTCCGGTGAGGCGTTGTAGAAATCGAAGCGGGCTTTCATCGTTATCTCCTGAACAAGAGTGTTATTCCGGCTCGTGGCGGAAGCCGACGTTGAACCGGTTCCACATGTTGATGACGCCGATGGCGTAGGTCAGATCGGTGCGCTCTTTTTCGCTGAAGTGCGCGGCCAACTGGTCGTATTCCGCCTCGTCGTCGCGATGGCCTTCGCCGAGGCGGGTGAGGTGGTCGGTCCAGGCCAGA
This sequence is a window from Alloalcanivorax dieselolei B5. Protein-coding genes within it:
- the gshA gene encoding glutamate--cysteine ligase is translated as MTDLLSQRIQALLDSDAASTLVGIRRGIEKESLRISTDGNLAQTDHPEALGSALTHPYITTDYSEALLEFITPASSDLHSPLEFLDQLHRYTYRHIGDELLWVNSMPCRVKEDNEVPVARYGSSNVGRMKHIYRIGLGHRYGRKMQTIAGIHYNFSFPESFWQLHQAQEGSDEPLQDFISRRYFDLTRNFQRYSWLLVYLFGASPALCASFLAGREHHLLERFDHSLYRPHATSLRMSDLGYQNNAQSSLAISYNNLDEYVETLTHAIKTPEPAYDAIGVLDANGDYQQLNANILQIENEYYSSIRPKRTINKGERPTLALKRRGVEYIEIRALDLNPFEPVGINQQEIRFLDLFATYCLLRTSPQLESCDLNASKDNLRQVVYNGRDTSVALNNWGESVTLKQWALEKLDQMVPIAELFDRCHGGNNYCDALKRQRLKVEEPDATPSGQIMDKLESRDQTFFQFAMNQALAHRDHFRSRPLDADREAQLATLARHSLTEQAAWEAADDMDFESYLETYFKD
- a CDS encoding CidA/LrgA family protein, producing the protein MIDGLLILLLFQFLGEVLIHLTGLPLPAPVVGMILLLFALMLGAPGMDKVSEAAGALIRHITLLIFPLGVGIVLQWHRYQDNALALAVSVVFGTLIALVLVTLLLKVLLRRSSHGGGGGDSHHG
- the ompR gene encoding osmolarity response regulator transcription factor OmpR; this translates as MSEQVDKILVVDDDARLRGLLQRFLEEQGYAVKAVADAEQMDRALSREIYSLMVLDLMLPGEDGLSICRRLRESENTLPIIMLTAKGDDAERIEGLDAGADDYLPKPFNPKELSARIRAVLRRHVREVPGAPSKAEGRVDFGPWTLDLSSRTLSRDGEPQALTTGEFAVLKALILHQREPLTRDKLMSLARGREWSAMERSIDVQVSRLRRLLEEDPSKPRYIQTVWGVGYVFVPD
- a CDS encoding disulfide bond formation protein B; translated protein: MWSKLPSPRALNGLALLACVIAMASALYLQHVDGLEPCPLCIFQRVAVFAVMAILLVAFLHGPRGIGVRLYAVLTALAALVGGGIAIRHLWLQSLPPDQVPGCGPGLDYMLDVFPFHDVLAQVLSGSGECAEISWTFLGLSIPGWSLVVFAGLLLFALVQLFRPLRA
- a CDS encoding response regulator: MAKILVVDDSPTQLTNLAKIVEGQGHQVITAVNGVEGIERARSERPDLILMDVVMPELNGFQATRKITRDAELGGIPVILVTTKDQETDKVWGERQGASGYIVKPPREAELLAEIDRVLR
- a CDS encoding Tex family protein, whose amino-acid sequence is MQSIEQIIAQELNAQPQQVTAAVALLDEGATVPFIARYRKEATGGLDDTQLRNLEERLRYLRELEERREAILKSIDEQEKLTPELAKAIREADTKTRLEDLYLPYKPKRRTRAQMAREAGLEPLADALLNDPGLDPDSEAAAYLNEEHKIASAKDALDGAKQILMERFAENAELLTRMRTFLWERAQIQSRVADGKEEAGAKFRDYFEHQEALKNIPSHRALALFRGRNEGVLHVAMVLPEELESAEPHPCVAMVREVAGWRDQGRAADTWLGEVMRWTWKIKLNTHLETELLGRVRELAEEEAIQVFARNLKSLLMASPAGPKATMGLDPGLRTGVKVVVVDATGKLLEHTTIFPHVPKNQWAQSLAALTKLSVKHQVDLVAIGNGTASRETDKLAGELVKALKDKQQIQKIMVSEAGASVYSASELAAREFPELDVSFRGAVSIARRLQDPLAELVKIDPKSIGVGQYQHDVSQVKLSRSLDAVVEDCVNAVGVDVNTASAPLLARIAGLNSTIAGNIVSFREKNGAFNDRDALKQVPRLGEKTFEQAAGFLRVMNGTNPLDGSAVHPEAYPVVERIAKQHDRPIKDLIGDIPFLKSVKPVEFTDEHFGLPTVTDILGELEKPGRDPRPEFKAAEFKEGVETLADLKPGMILEGAVTNVTNFGAFVDIGVHQDGLVHVSALADKFVEDPHDVVNPGDIVKVKVLEVDQARKRISLTMRMDDHHQERQAGQSEGAPAGKGRRGGQRQRGGGNKPAAAPQGALGAAFAKALEQKKKRG